In Geoalkalibacter sp., a genomic segment contains:
- a CDS encoding hydrogenase small subunit: MKLTRRTFLKDAGLLLASLGLEPSLLPRMADALEDMAGGRAPILWLQGLSCSGCSVSLLNSESPGPADLITRYLSLYFHQTLSAATGAAAKDAVETAIAKGGYILVVEGAVPLGIKEACKFADENFSEQLLRAARAAQAVVCTGTCAAFGGVPAAPPNLTGAAGVGAALKQAGLARPLINLPGCPTHPAWLVGTLMQVLKSGLPDLDDQQRPTRFYGHLLHEQCPLFAQYQKKHFAQALGEEGCLFKMGCQGVVTQADCSLRGWNGGVNWCVRGRSICIGCARPEFALDPQFAFFRLNENDLY; encoded by the coding sequence ATGAAACTCACCCGTCGAACCTTTCTCAAGGATGCCGGCCTGCTGCTGGCCTCCCTGGGGTTGGAGCCCAGTCTGCTGCCGCGCATGGCCGACGCCCTCGAGGACATGGCCGGCGGCCGCGCCCCCATTCTGTGGTTGCAAGGACTTTCCTGCTCCGGCTGCTCCGTCAGCCTGCTCAATTCCGAGAGTCCGGGGCCCGCGGATCTCATCACCCGCTACCTGTCGCTCTACTTCCACCAGACCCTCTCGGCGGCCACCGGAGCGGCCGCCAAGGACGCGGTCGAGACCGCCATCGCCAAGGGCGGCTACATCCTGGTGGTGGAAGGGGCGGTCCCCCTCGGCATCAAGGAGGCCTGCAAGTTCGCCGATGAAAATTTCAGCGAGCAACTGCTGCGCGCCGCGCGTGCGGCCCAGGCGGTGGTCTGCACCGGCACCTGCGCGGCCTTCGGCGGCGTCCCCGCCGCGCCACCCAACCTGACCGGCGCCGCCGGGGTCGGCGCCGCCCTGAAGCAGGCGGGACTCGCGCGGCCCCTGATCAACCTGCCCGGCTGCCCCACCCATCCCGCCTGGCTGGTCGGCACCCTGATGCAGGTGCTCAAAAGCGGCCTCCCCGACCTCGACGACCAGCAGCGTCCCACGCGTTTTTACGGCCATTTGCTGCATGAGCAATGCCCGCTGTTCGCCCAGTATCAGAAAAAGCACTTCGCCCAGGCCCTGGGCGAGGAAGGTTGCCTGTTCAAGATGGGTTGCCAGGGCGTGGTGACCCAGGCGGATTGCTCCTTGCGCGGCTGGAACGGCGGAGTCAACTGGTGCGTTCGCGGGCGCAGCATCTGCATCGGCTGCGCGCGTCCCGAGTTTGCCCTGGATCCCCAGTTCGCCTTCTTCCGCCTCAACGAAAACGACCTCTATTGA
- a CDS encoding nickel-dependent hydrogenase large subunit, with amino-acid sequence MVTQKIILDPVTRIEGHLRIDTRVDNGQVIEAWSKGEMFRGFEALLKGRDPLDAPVITQRICGVCPVSHAIASCKAIEAANDLRVPANGRLLRTLVLSANYLQSHILHFYHLSALDFVQVEALLDYSGRDPVLLDLRHWARGELNSNRVLPVAPFLPKLPGDYPGNPEWNLGALGHYVEALDIRQEAHRMAALLGGKIPHTATLVPGGLTLLPEAAVLEDFRTRLRRVKRFIENCYIPDLLRVARLFPAYAETGRGVERYLSYGAFDEADAVWMPAGVVKQDGYAPLDLSLIREETHASFYRGNSQEPPQGAAAPVPQPDKPGAYSWLKAPRYDGLSYEVGPLARLKVAAAAGHRPIAQALAAFLREAGLAEHQLPSTLGRHAARALEAQLIAERMEHWLDQVDPAAPAIAPHQNRMTGTGVGLVEAPRGALGHWITLAAGRIGSYQCVVPSTWNFSPRGQGQDPGPVEAALLGTPINPDFKGLEVARVVRSFDPCIACAVH; translated from the coding sequence ATGGTGACCCAGAAAATCATCCTCGATCCCGTCACCCGTATCGAAGGTCACCTGCGCATCGACACCCGCGTGGACAATGGCCAAGTGATCGAAGCCTGGAGCAAGGGCGAGATGTTTCGCGGCTTCGAAGCCCTGCTCAAGGGGCGCGACCCCCTCGATGCCCCGGTCATCACCCAACGCATCTGCGGAGTGTGCCCCGTCAGCCATGCCATCGCCTCCTGCAAGGCCATCGAGGCGGCCAACGACCTCCGGGTTCCGGCCAACGGACGCCTGCTGCGCACCCTGGTGCTATCCGCCAACTACCTGCAGAGCCATATTCTGCATTTCTATCACCTGTCGGCCCTGGATTTCGTCCAGGTCGAGGCGCTGCTGGACTACTCGGGCCGCGATCCGGTGCTGCTCGATCTGCGCCATTGGGCACGAGGAGAACTCAACAGTAATCGCGTTCTTCCCGTCGCGCCGTTTCTGCCCAAACTTCCCGGGGATTACCCCGGCAACCCGGAGTGGAACCTCGGCGCCCTCGGCCATTACGTGGAAGCCCTGGACATTCGCCAGGAAGCGCACCGCATGGCGGCGCTGCTCGGGGGCAAGATTCCGCACACCGCGACCCTGGTGCCCGGCGGCCTGACCCTGCTCCCCGAGGCAGCGGTGCTCGAGGATTTCCGCACCCGCCTGCGCCGCGTCAAGCGCTTCATCGAAAACTGCTACATCCCCGACCTCCTGCGCGTGGCGCGCCTGTTCCCCGCCTACGCCGAAACGGGGCGCGGCGTGGAGCGCTATCTGTCCTACGGCGCCTTCGACGAGGCCGACGCGGTCTGGATGCCCGCGGGCGTGGTCAAGCAAGACGGCTACGCGCCTCTGGATCTCTCCCTCATCCGCGAGGAAACCCATGCCAGCTTTTATCGCGGCAATAGCCAGGAGCCGCCGCAAGGCGCCGCCGCGCCGGTACCCCAGCCGGACAAGCCGGGTGCCTATTCCTGGCTTAAGGCGCCACGCTACGACGGCCTGAGCTACGAGGTCGGCCCCCTGGCGCGCCTGAAGGTCGCGGCGGCCGCGGGTCACCGCCCCATCGCCCAGGCCCTGGCGGCCTTTCTTCGCGAAGCCGGCCTGGCCGAGCACCAACTACCCAGCACCCTGGGTCGTCACGCGGCCCGGGCCTTGGAGGCACAACTCATCGCCGAGCGCATGGAGCACTGGCTGGACCAGGTCGATCCGGCCGCTCCGGCCATCGCCCCTCACCAAAACCGCATGACCGGCACCGGAGTAGGGCTGGTCGAGGCTCCCCGCGGCGCCCTCGGCCATTGGATCACCCTGGCCGCGGGGCGCATCGGCAGCTACCAGTGCGTGGTCCCCAGCACCTGGAACTTCTCACCGCGCGGCCAGGGCCAGGATCCGGGACCCGTCGAGGCGGCGCTCCTGGGAACACCGATCAATCCCGACTTCAAGGGCCTTGAGGTGGCGCGCGTGGTTCGTTCCTTCGATCCCTGCATCGCCTGTGCTGTCCACTAG
- a CDS encoding ExeA family protein, with protein MYLDYFGLQEAPFSIAPDPRYLFMSEHHREALAHLVYGIRSEGGFVLLTGEVGTGKTTVCRCLLEQLPDNCEVAFVLNPKVTSRELLATICDELGIAYPEGNQSVKVFVDRINAYLLANHAAGRRTVVIIDEAQNLGPAVLEQLRLLTNLETNREKLLQVILLGQPEFREMLARQELRQLSQRITARYHLTPLSFPDMQAYVRHRLQVAGLAPAACAKLFPQRVLRRLFRLSGGVPRLVNLLCDRALLGVFANEEHRVSLKILKQAAHEVFGPRLADGRSRPWLWGGAAAAACGLVLAGILWNFGGEPGAERVQASLPETARQKIAPPPEENVETAPAAPSAGLSWPAQVPRAQGERLAFEGLLARWDITELPAAESDLCRFVGELGLQCLRDRGTLRTLEVLDRPAVLSLFDEDNQPFFATLIGLEPGMATLLVGGEERRVARAEIEARWLGEYTLVWRVPPEYTGNLHPGARDPFVLWLAARLAGLEGREAEPRTSLDYDRALVQDVRRFQLSHGLQPDGIVGSKTLIRMGGALGGVEPRLSGAGS; from the coding sequence ATGTATCTCGATTATTTCGGATTGCAGGAAGCGCCCTTTTCCATCGCGCCCGATCCCCGTTATCTGTTCATGAGCGAGCACCACCGCGAGGCGCTGGCCCATCTGGTGTACGGGATTCGCAGCGAGGGCGGCTTCGTGCTGCTCACCGGCGAGGTCGGCACGGGCAAGACCACCGTGTGCCGCTGTCTGCTCGAACAACTGCCGGACAACTGCGAGGTGGCCTTCGTCCTCAATCCCAAGGTCACCAGCCGCGAATTGCTGGCGACCATCTGCGACGAGCTGGGGATCGCCTATCCCGAGGGCAACCAGAGCGTCAAGGTGTTCGTCGACCGCATCAACGCCTACCTGCTGGCCAATCACGCCGCCGGACGGCGCACCGTGGTGATCATCGACGAAGCACAGAATCTGGGACCCGCGGTCCTCGAGCAACTGCGCCTGTTGACCAACCTCGAAACCAACCGCGAAAAGCTTCTGCAGGTCATTCTTCTCGGTCAGCCCGAATTTCGCGAGATGCTCGCGCGCCAGGAGCTGCGCCAGCTCTCCCAGCGCATCACGGCGCGCTACCATCTCACGCCCTTGTCCTTCCCCGATATGCAGGCCTACGTGCGCCACCGCCTGCAGGTCGCAGGGCTTGCGCCCGCGGCCTGCGCTAAACTCTTTCCACAGCGGGTGCTGCGTCGGCTTTTTCGTCTGAGCGGCGGGGTGCCGCGTCTGGTCAACCTGCTCTGTGATCGGGCGCTGCTCGGGGTGTTCGCCAACGAAGAGCACCGCGTGTCGCTGAAGATTCTCAAGCAAGCGGCCCATGAGGTGTTTGGCCCGCGGCTCGCCGACGGGCGTTCCCGACCCTGGCTGTGGGGAGGCGCCGCGGCGGCGGCTTGTGGGCTGGTGCTCGCGGGGATTCTGTGGAACTTCGGCGGGGAGCCGGGAGCCGAGCGGGTGCAGGCCTCCCTGCCCGAAACGGCGCGGCAGAAGATCGCTCCGCCGCCGGAGGAAAACGTCGAAACCGCTCCCGCCGCGCCTTCGGCCGGCTTGTCCTGGCCCGCGCAGGTGCCGCGCGCGCAAGGCGAGCGCCTGGCTTTCGAGGGGTTGCTGGCACGCTGGGACATTACCGAGCTTCCCGCCGCCGAGAGCGATCTGTGTCGTTTCGTCGGTGAACTGGGGCTGCAATGCCTACGGGATCGCGGAACCCTGCGCACGCTGGAGGTGCTCGATCGCCCCGCCGTGCTGTCTTTGTTCGATGAGGACAATCAGCCTTTTTTCGCCACGCTGATCGGGCTGGAGCCGGGCATGGCGACCCTGCTGGTGGGCGGCGAGGAGCGCCGGGTGGCCCGCGCCGAGATCGAAGCGCGCTGGCTCGGGGAGTACACCCTGGTGTGGCGGGTGCCTCCGGAATATACCGGAAATCTGCACCCCGGCGCCCGTGATCCCTTTGTGCTCTGGCTCGCCGCGCGGCTGGCCGGCCTTGAGGGGCGCGAGGCCGAGCCGCGCACCAGCCTGGACTATGACCGCGCCCTGGTGCAGGATGTGCGCCGTTTCCAACTCTCCCACGGCCTGCAGCCCGACGGCATCGTCGGCAGCAAGACCCTGATCCGCATGGGCGGCGCCCTGGGCGGCGTCGAGCCGCGCCTGAGCGGCGCCGGGAGCTGA
- a CDS encoding methyl-accepting chemotaxis protein, with protein sequence MRLNIQWKIGGLLGLVLLTAFGASLVLATTQMQSLLRDLSNQALAALDKAGRDRARNVFDSFETGAAGSLERGEMDIFRELLQDLGKIAGVEEIGLTDPQGRIVYSNRGERLRQQLDEEDFRASVAAGHELWQREQDDALFLARGHYLSADCLRCHVNAKLNDLSGVLYLRYSMKDVQEAAGLMAATADQARSSSMQTGIATGAGGLLAALICIHLLLGRLVRTPVLRLRAMMRDLAAGRLVNRLDMSRQDEIGDTARAMDELAESLQTEVVQTLTRLAEGDLSCAVRPRGPDDLVRGALKKLSGDLQGIIAQIHQTADQIATGANQVAASSQSLSKGATDQAASLQEISASMQEIGNQTRQGADHAAGASGLIRGVQDAAGQGQRRMGEMTQAMANINQAGHNIEKIIKTIDEIAFQTNLLALNAAVEAARAGQHGRGFAVVAEEVRTLAGRCTKAAQETSQLIADAVGKAEAGADIARETQESFAAIVGGIESVTHLVAEIASATGEQAEGIGQVNLGLGQIDQVTQGNTANAEQSAAAAEQLAGQSRLLRELMERFKLPATRPLD encoded by the coding sequence ATGCGCTTGAATATCCAATGGAAGATCGGCGGCCTGCTGGGCCTGGTCTTGCTGACCGCCTTCGGCGCCAGCCTGGTCCTCGCCACCACCCAGATGCAGAGTCTGCTGCGCGACCTCTCCAACCAGGCTCTTGCGGCCCTGGACAAGGCCGGCCGCGACCGCGCCCGCAACGTCTTTGACAGCTTCGAGACCGGGGCGGCCGGCTCCCTGGAGCGCGGGGAAATGGACATCTTTCGCGAACTGCTCCAAGACCTGGGCAAGATCGCGGGGGTCGAGGAAATCGGGCTGACCGATCCCCAGGGCCGGATTGTTTACTCCAATCGCGGCGAGCGGTTGCGCCAGCAACTCGATGAAGAGGATTTCCGCGCCAGCGTCGCCGCGGGTCATGAGCTATGGCAGAGAGAACAGGACGATGCCCTGTTTCTGGCGCGCGGCCATTACCTGAGCGCCGACTGCCTGCGCTGCCATGTCAATGCCAAGCTCAACGACCTATCGGGCGTGCTTTATCTGCGCTACAGCATGAAGGATGTCCAGGAGGCCGCCGGGCTCATGGCGGCAACCGCCGACCAGGCCCGCAGCAGCAGCATGCAAACCGGCATCGCCACCGGAGCGGGCGGCCTGCTGGCGGCGCTGATCTGCATTCACCTGCTGCTGGGCCGCTTGGTGCGCACCCCGGTGCTGCGCCTGCGCGCAATGATGCGGGATCTTGCCGCAGGCCGTCTGGTCAATCGTCTGGACATGAGCCGGCAGGACGAAATCGGCGACACGGCGCGGGCCATGGACGAACTGGCGGAGAGCTTGCAAACCGAGGTGGTCCAGACCCTGACCCGGCTGGCCGAGGGGGATCTCTCATGCGCGGTGCGCCCACGCGGCCCCGACGACCTGGTGCGCGGCGCCCTGAAAAAACTCTCCGGCGACCTGCAGGGGATCATCGCGCAAATCCATCAAACCGCCGACCAGATCGCCACCGGAGCCAACCAGGTCGCCGCTTCGAGCCAAAGCCTCTCCAAGGGCGCCACCGACCAGGCGGCGTCACTGCAGGAAATTTCCGCGTCCATGCAGGAAATCGGCAACCAGACCCGCCAGGGGGCGGACCATGCAGCGGGGGCCAGCGGCCTGATTCGCGGAGTGCAGGATGCGGCGGGGCAGGGACAAAGGCGCATGGGCGAGATGACCCAGGCCATGGCCAACATCAATCAGGCCGGGCACAACATTGAAAAAATCATCAAGACCATCGATGAAATCGCCTTCCAGACCAACCTGCTGGCCCTCAACGCCGCCGTGGAGGCGGCGCGCGCCGGGCAGCACGGCCGCGGCTTCGCGGTGGTCGCGGAAGAAGTCCGCACCCTGGCCGGCCGCTGCACCAAGGCCGCCCAGGAAACTTCGCAGCTCATCGCCGACGCGGTAGGCAAGGCCGAGGCGGGCGCCGACATCGCCCGCGAGACCCAGGAATCCTTCGCCGCCATTGTCGGCGGCATTGAAAGCGTCACCCACCTGGTCGCCGAAATCGCCTCCGCGACCGGCGAGCAAGCCGAGGGCATCGGCCAGGTCAATCTCGGGCTGGGGCAGATCGACCAGGTCACGCAAGGCAACACGGCCAACGCCGAGCAAAGCGCGGCCGCCGCGGAACAGCTCGCCGGGCAATCCCGGCTGTTGCGCGAACTCATGGAGCGCTTCAAGCTACCCGCAACCCGGCCGCTCGACTAA
- a CDS encoding VanZ family protein: MLHERQRFSPARRRIAQLLPLALMLLIFGLSSISIDLTAPKAGALGWVPPRLQNFLHIPLYGLLTFLWFGALAAWGIGARRRLPLAALIALGYGLFDEWYQLSVPGRFGSLTDVALNVVGILLALLFCHWFQQRFWSSSTKTE; encoded by the coding sequence GTGCTCCACGAGAGGCAACGATTTTCCCCGGCGCGGCGCCGCATCGCCCAGCTTCTGCCCCTGGCGCTGATGTTGCTGATTTTTGGCCTGTCGTCCATCTCCATTGATCTGACGGCGCCCAAGGCGGGCGCCCTTGGCTGGGTGCCGCCCCGCCTGCAAAACTTTCTGCATATTCCCCTCTACGGCCTGCTGACCTTTCTCTGGTTCGGCGCCCTGGCCGCCTGGGGGATAGGCGCGCGCCGGCGGCTGCCGCTCGCCGCCCTGATCGCCCTGGGCTACGGGCTGTTCGACGAATGGTACCAGCTGTCGGTACCCGGGCGCTTCGGTTCCCTGACCGACGTGGCGCTCAATGTGGTGGGGATTCTGCTGGCGCTTCTCTTCTGTCACTGGTTTCAGCAACGCTTTTGGTCGTCATCCACCAAGACCGAATGA
- a CDS encoding universal stress protein, translating to MLPVYRTILYATDLSANAAHAFRHAMALARSFDARLCLLHVLPEVEPAVLNYVATVMGEERLADMELGHKAEVREEIARRIEAFAHEELADHPEDRARLAEIRVRHGNPAARILGEADDLGADLIVLGSHGKGRLHYTFLGSVAEKVLHRAKRPVLVVPLG from the coding sequence ATGCTGCCTGTCTATCGCACGATCCTCTATGCCACGGATCTTTCCGCAAACGCCGCCCACGCCTTTCGCCACGCCATGGCCCTGGCGCGCAGCTTCGACGCGCGCCTGTGTCTTTTGCACGTGCTGCCCGAGGTGGAACCGGCGGTGCTCAATTATGTGGCGACGGTGATGGGCGAGGAGCGGCTGGCGGACATGGAACTCGGGCACAAGGCCGAGGTGCGCGAGGAAATCGCGCGGCGCATCGAGGCCTTCGCCCACGAGGAGCTGGCGGATCATCCCGAGGATCGGGCGCGCCTGGCCGAGATCCGCGTGCGTCACGGCAATCCCGCGGCGCGCATCCTCGGCGAAGCCGACGATCTGGGCGCCGATCTCATCGTGCTCGGCAGCCACGGCAAGGGGCGGCTGCATTACACCTTCCTCGGCAGCGTCGCGGAAAAAGTCTTGCATCGCGCCAAGCGGCCGGTGCTGGTGGTGCCGCTGGGATAG
- a CDS encoding general secretion pathway protein GspB produces the protein MSFILDALRKSDKKRPAGAVPDLQTEHLGPPPAPRRKMPLALILVALALLINAGLLLWWLKPWQPPASEQTALPASETPPSAPPAVASVPEPLAPLTAAPAAPTPSAPAPVAVAPPAPPAPPTVAPPPPMPVAPQASMFAPAEEPAPAAVPDAWLAALAQPQEADLARTLPGLPLLKDLPGEVRAALPEFSFSLHYFTTSPAERLVRINGRLLREGQSLAEGLVLEEITEGGAVFDYRGRLFEVLR, from the coding sequence ATGTCCTTTATCCTTGACGCCCTGCGCAAATCCGACAAAAAGCGTCCCGCCGGCGCGGTGCCCGACCTGCAGACCGAACATCTGGGGCCGCCGCCTGCGCCGCGGCGCAAAATGCCCCTGGCCCTGATCCTCGTCGCCCTGGCTTTGCTGATCAACGCGGGGCTGCTGCTCTGGTGGCTCAAGCCCTGGCAGCCGCCCGCTTCTGAACAGACCGCGCTTCCGGCGAGCGAGACGCCGCCGTCCGCGCCGCCCGCCGTTGCATCCGTGCCCGAACCCCTCGCGCCCCTGACGGCCGCGCCCGCCGCGCCAACGCCTTCCGCCCCCGCTCCTGTCGCGGTGGCGCCCCCGGCACCGCCCGCGCCGCCGACCGTCGCGCCGCCGCCCCCCATGCCCGTTGCGCCGCAGGCGAGCATGTTCGCTCCGGCCGAGGAGCCCGCGCCCGCCGCCGTACCCGACGCCTGGTTGGCGGCACTGGCCCAGCCGCAGGAGGCCGACCTGGCGCGGACCTTGCCGGGCCTGCCGCTGCTCAAGGACCTGCCGGGCGAGGTGCGCGCCGCTCTGCCGGAATTTTCCTTCTCCCTGCATTACTTTACGACCAGTCCGGCGGAGCGCCTGGTACGCATCAACGGGCGTCTGCTGCGCGAGGGGCAATCCCTGGCGGAGGGCCTGGTGTTGGAGGAAATCACCGAGGGCGGCGCGGTCTTTGATTATCGCGGCCGGTTGTTCGAGGTGCTGCGCTAG